From Calditrichota bacterium, a single genomic window includes:
- a CDS encoding RecX family transcriptional regulator, translating into MLAHRALTRREVNGRLKAGGVSPEAARETILELVADGYIDERAIAEDAVRLGRSERLVGRFLLRHELTRRGIPEQLVEEVLTRDYPNVSEPDVARKFVERRLRTSSGGSLLRETLLRRVAGALERRGFAGETIGIVMSEVSRTLNAVD; encoded by the coding sequence ATGCTGGCTCACCGGGCTCTTACCAGGCGGGAGGTGAACGGTCGTCTCAAAGCCGGTGGAGTCTCACCTGAGGCTGCCCGTGAGACTATCCTTGAACTTGTCGCCGACGGTTACATCGATGAACGGGCTATTGCAGAGGATGCCGTCCGGTTGGGGCGTTCCGAACGTCTCGTCGGACGGTTTCTCCTTCGGCACGAACTTACCCGTCGGGGCATCCCGGAACAACTTGTCGAAGAGGTTCTTACCCGCGACTATCCGAATGTATCAGAGCCTGACGTTGCTCGCAAGTTCGTCGAGCGCCGGCTGCGAACCTCAAGTGGTGGGAGCCTGCTGCGCGAGACGTTGCTTCGACGGGTTGCAGGAGCCCTTGAACGACGCGGCTTTGCCGGCGAAACCATCGGCATTGTGATGAGCGAAGTGAGCCGGACTTTGAACGCCGTAGATTAG
- a CDS encoding T9SS type A sorting domain-containing protein, producing MKRTATLFLLPALLLVLVGGVMAQPAAKITTPGISDRMVAVDTTDIYTRASTGLPNVGIGDMLYLAGNAGDTAITAWAWELTARPNQSQAALSAADRPVVTLLTDRAGTYRVTLRVTSAAGQSNPVTMAINAGNYVGVGGIVGNPAVPQCAACHAGQVDDIVSLWRESKHAEMFTSMYDGREGTRYRSICVRCHVVGYDADNAAANLGFDDRAREENWTFRDSAAGGLREGAFADMVQRFPLTAAKANVQCEACHGPGSQHNGMTADNKMAKTIDNGVCAKCHDSGTHHVRPAEIKNSKHSAPTRSPTGAGRSGCVKCHTGRAFIQHLQGIPDSLKSVEYIPINCITCHDPHDATNPYQLRTVAPVRLENGVEVNYGNGNMCANCHKSRRNAVTYVETTRGSTHFGPHYSAQSDMLRGTNGIEYGMQMRSSPHYMIVENGCVGCHMAEGRHNNGDPAQFKLGDHSFAVKTANGIENTEVCATCHGEIEGFEEIMADSDWDGDGNVEGVSHEIEGMLERIALLLPPIGENRVVIDTSYSLSQKKAVWNYRLVEEDGSMGMHNARYARSILQATYDRREDLGVERIDGPLPGVYSLSAAYPNPFNPATTVNYSLARDGNVTLKVYDMAGREVMTAVNRHQTAGSYKAAVLMIGQPSGVYVLRMEAGDFTSSVKLVLVK from the coding sequence ATGAAACGAACCGCTACGCTTTTTCTGCTTCCCGCGCTGCTACTGGTGCTGGTCGGCGGCGTGATGGCGCAGCCGGCCGCAAAGATCACCACCCCCGGCATCTCGGACCGGATGGTGGCGGTCGATACGACGGATATCTACACTCGTGCTTCGACGGGGCTCCCGAACGTCGGCATCGGCGACATGCTCTATCTGGCCGGAAACGCGGGTGATACGGCGATCACCGCCTGGGCGTGGGAACTGACGGCGCGTCCGAATCAGTCCCAGGCAGCGCTTAGCGCGGCAGACCGCCCGGTCGTCACGCTTCTCACCGACCGTGCCGGGACCTATCGGGTGACGCTCCGCGTGACCTCGGCCGCCGGTCAGTCGAATCCGGTAACGATGGCTATCAACGCCGGCAACTACGTCGGCGTCGGCGGCATCGTCGGCAACCCTGCGGTCCCCCAGTGCGCTGCCTGCCATGCCGGACAGGTCGATGACATCGTCTCGCTCTGGCGGGAATCCAAGCACGCCGAGATGTTCACATCGATGTATGACGGCCGCGAAGGCACCCGCTATCGCTCGATCTGCGTCCGCTGCCATGTGGTCGGCTATGATGCAGACAATGCAGCGGCCAACCTGGGCTTTGACGACCGGGCTCGCGAGGAGAACTGGACCTTCCGCGATAGCGCTGCCGGTGGCCTTCGGGAGGGCGCTTTTGCCGATATGGTGCAGCGGTTTCCGCTCACTGCTGCCAAAGCCAACGTCCAGTGCGAAGCCTGCCATGGTCCAGGCTCACAGCACAATGGCATGACCGCCGACAATAAGATGGCAAAGACCATCGACAACGGCGTCTGTGCCAAATGCCATGATTCGGGAACGCACCACGTCCGCCCCGCAGAGATAAAGAACTCGAAGCACTCGGCGCCGACGCGGTCCCCGACCGGCGCCGGCCGGAGCGGCTGCGTCAAGTGCCATACCGGCCGCGCGTTCATTCAGCATCTGCAGGGGATTCCCGACTCCCTGAAGTCGGTCGAATACATCCCGATCAACTGCATCACCTGCCACGACCCGCACGATGCGACGAATCCGTACCAGTTGCGGACGGTGGCTCCGGTGCGGCTGGAGAACGGCGTCGAGGTCAACTACGGCAACGGCAACATGTGCGCGAATTGCCACAAGTCACGCCGCAACGCTGTTACCTATGTCGAAACGACCCGTGGGTCAACGCACTTTGGGCCGCACTACTCGGCGCAGTCCGATATGCTCCGCGGCACCAACGGCATCGAATACGGTATGCAGATGCGCTCGTCGCCACACTATATGATCGTCGAAAACGGCTGCGTCGGCTGCCATATGGCAGAGGGCCGGCACAACAATGGCGATCCAGCACAGTTCAAACTGGGCGACCACTCGTTCGCCGTGAAGACTGCCAACGGTATCGAGAACACCGAGGTTTGCGCCACCTGCCATGGGGAGATCGAGGGCTTTGAGGAGATTATGGCCGACAGCGACTGGGACGGCGATGGTAATGTGGAAGGCGTTTCTCATGAAATCGAGGGCATGCTCGAGAGAATCGCACTGCTCCTGCCTCCGATCGGTGAAAACCGGGTGGTCATCGACACCAGTTACTCACTGTCGCAGAAGAAGGCGGTCTGGAACTATCGGTTGGTCGAGGAAGACGGTTCGATGGGAATGCACAATGCACGGTATGCCCGGTCGATTCTTCAAGCAACCTACGACCGCCGCGAAGACCTCGGAGTCGAGCGGATCGACGGGCCGCTGCCCGGTGTCTATTCACTCAGCGCAGCCTATCCGAACCCGTTCAACCCGGCGACGACGGTCAACTACTCGTTGGCGCGCGACGGCAACGTTACGCTCAAGGTCTATGACATGGCCGGTCGCGAAGTGATGACTGCGGTCAACCGGCATCAGACGGCGGGGTCGTATAAGGCTGCAGTGCTGATGATCGGACAGCCGTCGGGCGTCTATGTCCTCAGGATGGAAGCCGGCGACTTTACCTCGAGCGTCAAACTGGTGCTCGTGAAGTAA
- the pgsA gene encoding CDP-diacylglycerol--glycerol-3-phosphate 3-phosphatidyltransferase: protein MSDVETRGLLSRSRERIGALLGYERAGRRVLITISNYLTLFRIALVPLFWICFFSSDWVIRLFATLLVIIGALTDFWDGWLARRRGEITPFGDFMDPLADKLLILSAFWAILWREEMGALGTTAMIWVAIITARETFLTALRIRSVRGRLSHPIVTSIWGKAKTVVQFVALFSALLLLNARAWMVQHGIDPDPLDRQLIYMVINGLLFLSMLTSVVSGWQYAASFRKPAR from the coding sequence CTGTCTGACGTAGAGACCCGCGGCCTCCTGTCACGCTCCCGGGAGCGCATTGGAGCCTTGCTTGGCTATGAGCGTGCCGGTCGCCGGGTCCTGATCACCATCTCGAACTATCTGACGCTTTTCAGGATCGCACTGGTGCCGCTCTTTTGGATCTGCTTCTTCAGTTCCGACTGGGTCATCCGCCTTTTTGCGACGCTTCTCGTGATCATTGGTGCCCTGACCGATTTCTGGGACGGCTGGCTGGCTCGAAGGCGCGGTGAGATCACTCCGTTCGGCGACTTTATGGATCCACTCGCCGACAAGTTGCTCATCCTCTCGGCCTTTTGGGCGATTCTCTGGCGGGAGGAAATGGGCGCTTTGGGCACCACAGCAATGATATGGGTGGCGATTATCACGGCGCGGGAGACCTTTCTCACCGCGCTTCGCATACGGAGTGTCCGCGGCAGGCTTAGCCATCCTATCGTTACCAGCATCTGGGGCAAAGCCAAGACGGTGGTGCAATTCGTCGCCCTCTTCAGCGCTCTCCTACTGCTCAATGCCCGCGCCTGGATGGTGCAGCACGGAATCGACCCCGATCCTTTGGACCGCCAATTGATCTACATGGTGATCAACGGCCTGCTCTTTCTCTCAATGCTGACTTCGGTAGTATCGGGCTGGCAGTATGCCGCGTCGTTTCGTAAACCGGCGCGATGA
- a CDS encoding phosphatidylglycerophosphatase A → MRLPKGGLPTLIAALGPIGYLPVAPGTWGSGAGALIWWVGPSRLEWWWSGGVLLLFAGLSVYVAGRAERHLGHDARPIVIDEVAGQWLTLMFAPRIWWAILAGFFFFRIFDIVKPFPAGRSQRLPGGWGIVVDDLIAGLYAALALQLMIRLIGLNIAH, encoded by the coding sequence ATGAGACTTCCCAAGGGAGGACTCCCGACGCTTATAGCCGCCTTGGGGCCTATCGGTTATCTGCCGGTGGCTCCCGGAACATGGGGCAGTGGGGCAGGAGCGCTCATCTGGTGGGTTGGACCCTCCCGACTGGAATGGTGGTGGAGTGGCGGCGTATTACTTTTGTTTGCTGGTCTGTCGGTCTATGTTGCCGGGAGAGCAGAGCGCCACTTAGGGCATGACGCCCGACCGATCGTCATCGATGAAGTAGCCGGGCAGTGGCTGACGCTGATGTTCGCACCCCGAATATGGTGGGCGATCCTGGCCGGCTTCTTCTTCTTCCGGATATTCGACATCGTTAAGCCTTTCCCGGCCGGCCGGTCGCAGCGACTGCCGGGCGGCTGGGGCATCGTTGTCGATGACCTGATCGCCGGCCTTTATGCGGCATTGGCGCTTCAATTGATGATCCGGCTTATAGGTCTGAACATTGCGCATTGA
- a CDS encoding competence/damage-inducible protein A, whose translation MRIELIVVGDEILLGQTRDTNSAYIARRLTAEGLRLERILVVGDNQEHLQKALEASSGHADIVILTGGLGPTSDDVTRPVLADFLGMPLRFRQDLADGILDRFTRRGTRPSPGWESMAHFPAGAEPLPNSQGAAPGIFAQAGARCYYALPGVPTEMQPMFDRDVLPALVRRRSSVFKSCIFKSVGVGESHLEQKIGPAEHFRPATIAFLPSIDQGVTLRLSCGGVSEQDVESVLKRGAEVIESAVRESLYAREEIALEAVVIDYLRRKGLRLSLAESCTGGLIAERLTSVPGASDVFDAGLVTYSNDAKMSLLKVPDSLLTSFGAVSAECAAAMAEGARAVREVDLALSVTGVAGPGGGSPEKPVGLVFIALASAGGTVVERHHFAGGRDSNRRRSALAALSMLYRYLSRKGLPS comes from the coding sequence TTGCGCATTGAGTTGATCGTCGTCGGTGACGAAATCCTGCTCGGACAGACCCGCGACACCAACAGTGCCTACATTGCCCGTCGTCTGACCGCCGAGGGCTTGCGGCTGGAGCGAATACTGGTAGTTGGAGATAACCAGGAGCATCTTCAAAAGGCGCTTGAAGCGTCGTCGGGACATGCCGACATCGTGATCCTGACCGGGGGATTGGGACCTACATCCGACGACGTCACACGGCCGGTTCTGGCGGACTTTTTGGGGATGCCTTTGCGATTCCGGCAGGACCTTGCCGACGGCATACTGGATCGCTTTACCCGACGAGGCACTCGGCCTTCTCCCGGCTGGGAGTCGATGGCGCACTTCCCTGCAGGCGCCGAGCCGCTGCCCAACTCCCAGGGCGCTGCACCAGGGATTTTCGCCCAAGCCGGAGCCAGGTGCTACTATGCCTTGCCCGGTGTTCCGACCGAGATGCAGCCGATGTTCGACAGAGATGTCCTTCCGGCTCTGGTGAGGCGCCGCAGTAGCGTTTTCAAATCGTGCATTTTCAAGTCCGTCGGGGTGGGAGAGTCGCATCTGGAACAAAAGATCGGTCCGGCCGAGCATTTTCGCCCGGCGACGATCGCCTTTCTTCCTTCGATAGACCAGGGCGTAACGTTGCGGCTGTCGTGCGGGGGCGTCTCTGAGCAGGATGTGGAGTCGGTGCTGAAGCGCGGCGCCGAGGTCATCGAGTCCGCCGTCAGAGAGTCTCTTTATGCCCGCGAGGAGATCGCTCTTGAAGCGGTGGTCATCGACTATCTTCGGCGCAAAGGCCTGAGACTTTCGTTGGCTGAGTCGTGCACCGGAGGGTTGATTGCGGAGCGGTTGACCAGCGTCCCGGGCGCTTCGGACGTCTTTGACGCCGGGCTTGTAACCTATTCCAATGACGCCAAGATGTCGCTATTGAAGGTCCCTGACTCGCTACTCACTTCATTCGGAGCGGTTTCGGCAGAATGTGCGGCGGCTATGGCTGAAGGTGCCCGCGCCGTCCGCGAAGTCGATTTGGCGCTGAGCGTAACCGGAGTCGCCGGCCCCGGCGGAGGCAGTCCAGAAAAGCCGGTCGGCCTTGTCTTCATCGCCCTCGCAAGTGCAGGTGGGACCGTCGTTGAACGGCATCACTTTGCCGGGGGTCGGGACTCCAACCGCCGCCGTTCGGCTCTTGCGGCCCTTTCTATGCTATACCGGTATCTATCAAGGAAAGGTCTGCCTTCCTGA
- a CDS encoding carbon starvation protein A: MNLLVIFLVSALVLYLAARWYGGGLSRMLGMNDAEPTPAVAQCDNKDFVPTKLHVVFAHHFATIAGAGPIIGPTVAVLYGFVPAWLWVILGGIFFGAVHDFTSLFVSVKEGGKSLAEVTRKTLGKAGFLLFISFTLLMLFLVCGAFLNATAISLTSFWPLAKLELTPDQTVLRAVTNPQTGILEGAIGGIASTSVIIITLLSPLLGWMLYKRGIATWIAYIAAGFIAFGSVLIGFRLPISLDLHVWMVILSLYCFVAAALPVWVVLQPRDFTNVQILYGGMLLLVIGVFASGFRGIEVSYPATNISGGVKHLGFLWPMMFITIACGAISGFHALVAGGTTSKQIVRQTYARKVGYGAMLLESCLALLVLLALSGGLTYGDYMAIVWPEPGAGKANPILAFSLAVGHLLNGVIGIPIYIGTIFGILMVEGFVITSLDSAVRFVRYLLEEFWTVVWPGAPALVKHPLFNSGIAVAGMWGLAAGNSFALLWPIFGSANQLLAALTLITITIWLALRGLKNWFTVVPAIFMTLTTVGSLVLLLFNQYLPKKNWTLVTADLILLALSVTLAVVAVRRGMVLMQSKQLPAAA, encoded by the coding sequence ATGAACCTGCTCGTCATCTTCCTCGTATCGGCACTGGTGCTCTATCTCGCCGCCAGGTGGTATGGCGGCGGTCTCTCCAGGATGCTCGGGATGAACGACGCCGAGCCGACTCCGGCAGTGGCACAGTGCGACAACAAGGACTTTGTCCCGACCAAACTGCATGTCGTCTTTGCGCATCACTTTGCCACTATTGCCGGCGCCGGCCCTATCATCGGCCCGACGGTCGCGGTGCTCTACGGCTTTGTTCCGGCCTGGCTTTGGGTCATCTTAGGAGGGATCTTTTTCGGGGCGGTGCACGACTTTACATCCCTATTTGTGTCGGTCAAAGAAGGCGGCAAGTCGCTCGCCGAAGTAACCCGCAAGACGCTTGGCAAAGCCGGATTCCTGCTCTTCATTTCGTTCACGCTGTTGATGCTCTTCCTCGTTTGCGGAGCCTTCCTCAACGCAACGGCGATCAGCCTCACTTCGTTTTGGCCGTTAGCCAAGTTGGAACTGACACCCGATCAGACGGTTCTTCGCGCTGTTACGAATCCGCAAACAGGCATCCTCGAAGGTGCTATTGGCGGCATCGCTTCGACCTCGGTCATCATCATCACACTCCTTTCGCCGCTATTGGGCTGGATGCTCTACAAGCGCGGCATCGCAACCTGGATCGCCTATATCGCTGCCGGATTTATTGCCTTCGGGTCGGTGCTTATCGGCTTTCGACTTCCGATTTCGCTCGATCTCCATGTTTGGATGGTGATCCTCTCGCTTTACTGCTTCGTAGCGGCTGCGCTGCCGGTCTGGGTAGTCCTTCAGCCGCGCGATTTCACCAACGTTCAGATCCTCTACGGCGGGATGCTGCTCCTGGTCATCGGGGTCTTCGCCTCGGGATTTCGCGGCATCGAAGTATCCTATCCGGCGACCAACATTTCCGGTGGCGTCAAGCATCTTGGCTTCCTCTGGCCGATGATGTTCATCACCATTGCCTGCGGCGCGATCTCCGGCTTTCATGCGCTCGTAGCCGGCGGCACTACGTCCAAGCAGATCGTTCGACAGACCTACGCCCGCAAGGTCGGTTACGGCGCCATGCTGCTCGAGTCGTGCCTGGCGCTGCTGGTACTTCTGGCGCTTTCCGGCGGCTTAACATATGGCGACTATATGGCAATCGTCTGGCCCGAGCCGGGTGCCGGCAAAGCCAATCCGATTCTTGCCTTTTCGCTCGCAGTGGGGCATCTCTTGAATGGCGTGATTGGCATACCGATCTACATCGGGACGATCTTTGGCATTTTGATGGTGGAGGGTTTCGTCATCACGTCGCTCGACTCGGCGGTCAGGTTTGTGAGGTATCTACTTGAAGAGTTCTGGACTGTCGTTTGGCCCGGAGCACCGGCATTAGTAAAGCACCCCCTATTCAACTCGGGCATAGCCGTTGCCGGGATGTGGGGTCTCGCAGCGGGCAACAGTTTCGCGCTGCTCTGGCCGATCTTCGGCTCGGCAAATCAACTCCTGGCTGCACTCACCCTGATCACTATCACCATCTGGCTCGCGCTGAGAGGCCTCAAGAACTGGTTCACGGTCGTTCCGGCGATCTTCATGACCTTGACGACGGTCGGGTCTCTGGTGCTGCTACTCTTTAATCAATATCTTCCCAAGAAGAACTGGACGCTGGTAACGGCCGATTTGATCCTGCTTGCGTTGTCGGTTACGCTTGCTGTTGTTGCCGTTCGACGGGGGATGGTGCTGATGCAATCAAAACAACTCCCGGCAGCGGCATAG
- a CDS encoding isocitrate/isopropylmalate dehydrogenase family protein yields the protein MPKYQIAWLPGDGVGNDVMEAARIVLDALELDADYHPADIGWDFWCREGNALPDRTVKVLRETDCALFGAITSKPADDAARELNPSLQGRGLRYFSPIVRLRQEFDLHTNLRPCKAYPGNPLNYREGIDLVIFRENSEGLYAGVEFRPLPSSVREALRESHPRMRRFDTVSENDIAFSARIMTRPACERIVRKAFEYARGRRRHSVTVVDKPNVLRETGGLMMESARRVAKDFPDIPLYETNIDAQAMWLLKNPFDYDVLVAENMFGDILSDLAAQLTGGLGFAASGNLGDHYAVFEPTHGSAPKYAGLYKVNPMAMLLSVRMMLEWLGESDRAARLEGAIAEVIVEGRVQTYDMGGSASTLEVARAVAAKAA from the coding sequence TTGCCAAAGTATCAGATAGCCTGGCTGCCCGGTGACGGCGTCGGCAACGACGTTATGGAAGCCGCCCGCATCGTGCTCGATGCGCTTGAACTCGATGCGGATTATCATCCCGCCGACATAGGTTGGGACTTCTGGTGTCGCGAAGGTAACGCTCTTCCCGATCGGACGGTTAAAGTGCTTCGCGAGACCGACTGCGCTCTCTTTGGAGCCATCACTTCGAAACCGGCCGATGATGCCGCGCGCGAACTAAACCCCTCTCTGCAAGGTCGGGGCTTGCGCTATTTCAGTCCCATCGTCCGCCTGCGACAAGAGTTTGATCTCCATACCAACCTCCGGCCCTGCAAGGCTTACCCCGGCAATCCTCTAAATTACCGCGAAGGCATCGACCTCGTCATCTTTCGTGAGAACTCTGAAGGCCTCTATGCCGGCGTCGAGTTTCGTCCCCTGCCGTCATCCGTCCGGGAGGCTCTCCGGGAGTCACACCCCAGGATGAGACGATTCGACACCGTTTCGGAGAATGATATAGCCTTCTCAGCGCGCATAATGACCCGTCCGGCATGTGAACGGATCGTGCGTAAGGCGTTCGAGTATGCTCGCGGCCGCCGACGCCATTCGGTAACGGTCGTCGATAAGCCCAATGTCTTGCGCGAGACCGGCGGCTTGATGATGGAGTCGGCACGGCGGGTGGCAAAGGACTTCCCCGATATACCGCTCTACGAGACCAACATCGACGCCCAGGCGATGTGGCTCCTCAAAAATCCCTTTGACTACGACGTCCTCGTCGCCGAGAATATGTTCGGCGACATCCTCTCGGACCTGGCTGCGCAACTAACCGGCGGGCTGGGGTTCGCGGCTTCGGGCAACCTCGGCGACCACTACGCCGTCTTCGAGCCGACACACGGCTCGGCGCCCAAGTATGCCGGTCTTTATAAGGTCAATCCGATGGCGATGCTCCTCTCGGTCCGGATGATGCTCGAATGGCTCGGCGAGTCAGACCGTGCAGCCCGGCTCGAAGGCGCCATTGCCGAAGTCATTGTCGAAGGCAGGGTGCAGACATACGATATGGGGGGGAGTGCTTCGACGCTGGAGGTCGCCCGGGCGGTCGCGGCCAAAGCGGCCTGA